The following coding sequences lie in one Actinomycetes bacterium genomic window:
- the smc gene encoding chromosome segregation protein SMC, producing the protein MHLKSLTLRGFKSFAASTTLRFEPGITCVVGPNGSGKSNVVDALSWVLGEQGAKTLRGAKMEDVIFAGTSGRAPLGRAEVLVTIDNSDGALPIDYSEVTISRIMFRGGGSEYAINGEACRLLDVQELLSDSGIGREMHVIVGQGQLDAVLTATPEERRGFIEEAAGVLKHRKRKEKALRKLEAMSANLTRLQDLTAELRRQLKPLGRQVEVARRAAVIQADVRDARLRLLADDLLAMTRSLEAEIADETALRERRQAVEQEHSRLREREAALEEAARSDVTALAAVQETYFRLASLRERLHGTAALAAERSRRLAEEPERAVAGDPDQLEAEAASVQAEAGRLRQRLEADTAQLMTAQELLGVAEQDLRAEDQRLAALQRAEADRREGLARLSGDERTARGRVETRSAEIERLGSALAQARTRAEEAQRAFTALETQVAGIDEGEVDLDAEHGAAAAELAAADTALAAARTEAADAERERAAAQARAEALRSALAPKDGAAALLAASAEVSGLLGSIAALVSVEPGWETAVASALGGAADAVAVRDLPSAVAALSVLRERDQGRATLLVAALDETSPEPVVAGGPRPVLSAVQAPATLRPALARLLEGIVLVADLPAAEDLLRRHPDLTAVTREGDFVGRHTARGGSAAAPSLLELQAAVEEATAAFAAAGHRLERARFELARAEDRQRAAADRVEAALERLHESDARLAAVEEQLAHLGATARAAGGEAERLVVALAAAEQARAEDQRRLDELTSRLAAASAEPVAGEEIDLRPSLVDRVADARQTELDARLAVRTGEERVRALGERAEALRSAAVAAREEQARAAARRERAKVQGQVAAAVAAGARVALGALEGSLTRAASERGAVERDGAAHAEELREARTRLRELAEELERLTDSVHADEVARAEQRLRIEVLQTRAVEELGVDPETLVAEYGPDQPVPVTEAQTGDGTEESRTEEPVVAKTRPYVRAEQEKRLRTAERELAVLGKVNPLALEEYAALEERHVFLTEQLEDLRKTRRDLLDIIREVDERVEAVFAAAWEDTAREFEQVFARLFPGGEGRLVLTDPSDLLTTGIEVEARPPGKKVKRLSLLSGGERSLTAVALLVAIFKARPSPFYVMDEVEAALDDTNLGRLITLLEELRESSQLIVVTHQKRTMEIADALYGVTMKGDGVTEVISHRLREPELV; encoded by the coding sequence GTGCATCTGAAGAGCCTCACCCTGCGGGGCTTCAAGTCCTTCGCGGCCTCGACGACTCTTCGCTTCGAGCCCGGCATCACCTGCGTCGTCGGGCCGAACGGCTCCGGCAAGTCCAACGTCGTCGACGCGCTCTCCTGGGTGCTCGGCGAGCAGGGCGCCAAGACGCTGCGCGGCGCCAAGATGGAGGACGTCATCTTCGCCGGCACCTCCGGGCGTGCCCCCCTGGGCCGAGCCGAGGTGCTGGTCACCATCGACAACTCCGACGGGGCCCTGCCCATCGACTACTCCGAGGTCACGATCTCGCGGATCATGTTCCGCGGCGGCGGCTCGGAGTACGCCATCAACGGCGAGGCCTGCCGGCTGCTGGACGTCCAGGAGCTGCTGTCCGACTCGGGCATCGGCCGGGAGATGCACGTCATCGTCGGACAGGGCCAGCTGGACGCCGTCCTGACCGCCACGCCGGAGGAGCGCCGGGGCTTCATCGAGGAGGCGGCCGGGGTCCTCAAGCATCGCAAGCGCAAGGAGAAAGCGCTGCGCAAGCTCGAGGCGATGAGCGCGAACCTCACCCGGCTGCAGGACCTGACGGCCGAGCTGCGTCGCCAGCTCAAACCCTTGGGCCGGCAGGTGGAGGTGGCGCGCCGCGCTGCGGTGATCCAGGCGGACGTGCGGGACGCGCGGTTGCGCCTCCTCGCCGACGACCTCCTCGCCATGACTCGTTCGCTCGAAGCGGAGATCGCTGACGAGACGGCCCTTCGCGAGCGCCGCCAGGCGGTCGAGCAGGAACACTCCCGCCTGCGCGAGCGGGAGGCGGCGCTGGAGGAGGCCGCTCGCTCGGACGTGACGGCGCTAGCCGCCGTGCAGGAGACCTACTTCCGGCTGGCGTCCCTCCGCGAGCGGCTGCACGGCACGGCCGCCCTGGCGGCCGAGCGCTCCCGCCGACTCGCGGAGGAGCCGGAGCGTGCCGTCGCAGGTGACCCGGACCAGCTGGAGGCGGAGGCCGCCTCCGTCCAGGCCGAGGCGGGCCGGCTCCGCCAGCGGCTCGAGGCGGACACCGCCCAGCTGATGACCGCCCAAGAGCTGCTGGGCGTCGCCGAGCAGGACCTGCGCGCCGAGGACCAGCGGCTGGCCGCTCTCCAGCGCGCCGAGGCCGACCGCCGGGAGGGTCTGGCTCGCCTCTCCGGCGACGAGCGCACCGCCCGGGGGCGGGTCGAGACCCGCTCCGCCGAGATCGAGCGCCTCGGCTCGGCCCTGGCGCAGGCCCGCACCAGGGCCGAGGAGGCGCAGCGGGCGTTCACCGCCCTCGAAACCCAGGTCGCCGGCATCGACGAGGGTGAGGTCGATCTCGACGCCGAGCACGGGGCGGCTGCAGCCGAGCTGGCGGCCGCCGACACCGCCCTCGCCGCCGCCCGCACCGAGGCGGCCGACGCCGAGCGGGAGCGGGCCGCCGCCCAGGCCCGCGCCGAGGCGCTGCGCAGCGCCCTCGCGCCCAAGGACGGCGCCGCGGCGCTCCTGGCGGCCTCGGCGGAGGTCTCGGGACTGCTCGGCTCCATCGCCGCCCTCGTCTCCGTGGAGCCGGGGTGGGAGACGGCGGTCGCCTCGGCCCTCGGCGGCGCGGCGGACGCCGTCGCCGTCCGTGACCTGCCCTCCGCGGTGGCGGCGCTCAGCGTGCTCCGGGAGCGCGACCAGGGGCGGGCGACCCTGCTCGTGGCTGCACTCGACGAGACCTCCCCGGAGCCGGTCGTCGCGGGTGGCCCGCGTCCGGTTCTCTCCGCGGTGCAGGCGCCGGCGACGCTGCGCCCCGCCCTGGCCCGGCTGCTCGAGGGCATCGTCCTCGTGGCCGACCTCCCAGCCGCCGAGGACCTGCTCCGGCGCCACCCTGACCTCACCGCGGTCACGCGTGAGGGCGACTTCGTGGGTCGACACACCGCTCGCGGCGGCTCGGCGGCGGCCCCCTCGCTGCTGGAGCTGCAGGCGGCGGTCGAGGAGGCCACCGCCGCCTTCGCCGCCGCCGGCCACCGGCTCGAGCGCGCCCGCTTCGAGCTGGCCCGGGCCGAGGACCGCCAGCGAGCGGCCGCCGACCGCGTGGAGGCGGCCCTCGAGCGCCTCCACGAGTCCGACGCCCGCCTGGCCGCGGTCGAGGAGCAGCTGGCCCACCTCGGGGCGACGGCGCGGGCAGCCGGCGGGGAGGCGGAGCGCCTCGTCGTCGCCCTCGCCGCCGCTGAACAGGCGCGGGCAGAGGACCAGCGACGACTCGACGAGCTGACCTCCCGGCTCGCCGCGGCCTCGGCCGAGCCGGTGGCCGGCGAGGAGATCGACCTGCGCCCGTCCCTGGTCGACCGGGTCGCCGACGCGCGGCAGACCGAGCTCGACGCCCGGCTGGCGGTCCGGACCGGCGAGGAGCGGGTGCGGGCGCTCGGCGAGCGCGCGGAGGCGCTTCGGTCGGCCGCCGTGGCCGCCCGCGAGGAGCAGGCCCGCGCAGCGGCGCGTCGGGAACGAGCCAAGGTCCAGGGGCAGGTCGCCGCGGCGGTCGCCGCCGGGGCTCGAGTCGCCCTCGGCGCCCTCGAGGGTTCGCTCACGCGCGCAGCGAGCGAGCGGGGCGCTGTCGAGCGCGACGGCGCGGCGCACGCCGAGGAGCTGCGCGAAGCCCGTACCCGGCTTCGTGAACTGGCCGAGGAGCTGGAGCGACTCACTGACTCCGTCCACGCCGACGAGGTCGCTCGGGCCGAGCAGCGGCTGCGGATCGAGGTGCTGCAGACCCGGGCCGTGGAGGAGCTGGGGGTCGACCCCGAGACCCTGGTCGCCGAGTACGGCCCCGACCAGCCGGTCCCCGTCACCGAAGCCCAGACCGGTGACGGCACCGAGGAATCGCGGACCGAGGAGCCGGTCGTGGCGAAGACCCGGCCGTACGTCCGCGCGGAGCAGGAGAAGCGCCTGCGCACCGCCGAGCGCGAGCTGGCCGTCCTCGGCAAGGTGAACCCGCTGGCCCTGGAGGAGTACGCCGCGCTCGAGGAGCGGCACGTGTTCCTCACCGAGCAGCTCGAGGACCTGCGCAAGACCAGGCGGGACCTGCTCGACATCATCCGCGAGGTCGACGAGCGGGTCGAGGCGGTCTTCGCCGCCGCCTGGGAGGACACCGCGCGCGAGTTCGAGCAGGTCTTCGCCCGCCTCTTCCCGGGCGGGGAGGGCCGCCTGGTGCTGACCGACCCCTCGGACCTGCTGACGACCGGTATCGAGGTGGAGGCCCGCCCGCCCGGCAAGAAGGTCAAGCGGCTGTCGTTGCTGTCCGGCGGCGAGCGGTCTCTGACCGCCGTCGCCCTGCTCGTCGCGATCTTCAAGGCCAGGCCCAGCCCCTTCTACGTCATGGACGAGGTCGAGGCAGCCCTGGACGACACCAACCTGGGGCGGCTCATCACCTTGCTCGAGGAGCTGCGCGAGTCCTCCCAGCTCATCGTGGTCACCCACCAGAAGCGGACGATGGAGATCGCCGACGCGCTCTACGGCGTGACGATGAAGGGCGACGGGGTCACCGAGGTGATCAGCCACAGGCTCCGGGAACCGGAGCTCGTGTGA
- the ftsY gene encoding signal recognition particle-docking protein FtsY, translating into MEFVVIALVILAILVLLGIGLVTSRRRRELTREAPPPVVAPPAEPRAPAAATSAGGLAEAPPAPVLEVPEAPASRLVRLRARLARSGSSLGLGLLTLLSRDHLDQATWDEVEETLLLSDLGVGPTAQLVERLRTTVRVDGVKDPAEVRALLREELLALVDPSMDRALHLDPQESGPAVALVVGVNGTGKTTTTGKLARLLVAEGRSVLLGAADTFRAAASEQLQTWGERVGAEVVRGPEGGDPASVAFDAVRTATDDHLDVVIVDTAGRLHTKTGLMDELGKVKRVLERQRPVAEVLLVLDATTGQNGLVQARVFAEVVDVTGVVLTKLDGTARGGIVVQVQRDLAVPVKLVGLGEGPDDLAPFDAETFVDALLGG; encoded by the coding sequence GTGGAGTTCGTCGTCATCGCCCTCGTGATCCTCGCCATCCTCGTGCTGCTCGGCATCGGGCTGGTCACCTCGCGACGGCGACGGGAGCTGACGCGTGAGGCACCGCCCCCGGTGGTCGCACCGCCGGCCGAGCCGCGTGCCCCGGCTGCCGCGACGAGCGCCGGAGGTCTGGCCGAGGCCCCGCCCGCGCCTGTCCTGGAGGTCCCCGAGGCGCCCGCCAGCCGGCTGGTCCGGCTGCGTGCCCGTCTGGCTCGCTCGGGCTCGTCCCTGGGCCTGGGGCTGCTGACCCTGCTTTCGCGCGACCATCTCGACCAGGCCACCTGGGACGAGGTCGAGGAGACCCTGCTCCTGTCCGACCTCGGGGTCGGCCCGACGGCCCAGCTCGTGGAGCGGCTGCGCACCACGGTTCGTGTGGACGGGGTGAAGGACCCGGCCGAGGTACGGGCGCTGCTTCGTGAGGAGCTGCTCGCGCTCGTGGACCCGTCGATGGACCGCGCCCTGCACCTCGACCCGCAGGAGTCGGGGCCGGCCGTGGCGCTGGTCGTGGGGGTGAACGGCACGGGCAAGACCACGACGACCGGGAAGCTGGCGAGGCTCCTGGTCGCCGAGGGCCGCAGCGTCCTGCTCGGCGCGGCCGACACCTTCCGCGCCGCGGCCAGCGAGCAGCTGCAGACCTGGGGCGAGCGCGTCGGGGCCGAGGTGGTCCGCGGCCCGGAGGGCGGCGACCCGGCGAGCGTCGCCTTCGATGCGGTGCGGACCGCCACCGACGATCACCTCGACGTGGTCATCGTCGATACCGCTGGGCGCCTGCACACCAAGACCGGTCTCATGGACGAGCTGGGCAAGGTCAAGCGGGTGCTCGAGCGTCAGCGCCCGGTCGCGGAGGTGCTCCTCGTCCTCGACGCGACCACCGGGCAGAACGGTCTGGTCCAGGCGCGTGTCTTCGCCGAGGTGGTCGACGTGACCGGGGTGGTGCTCACCAAGCTCGACGGCACCGCCCGGGGCGGGATCGTCGTACAGGTCCAGCGTGACCTCGCGGTGCCTGTGAAGCTCGTCGGACTCGGCGAGGGGCCGGACGACCTGGCCCCCTTCGACGCCGAGACGTTCGTGGACGCGCTGCTGGGCGGCTGA
- a CDS encoding ammonium transporter, whose translation MLLAADPLQSPGGDTAWVLASAALVLLMTPGLAFFYGGMTRAKTTLNMMMMSVITIGIVSMLWTAFGFSVAFGNTGNGFWGGLHDVGMGELIGKVATNGGIYPIPALAFSMFQLMFAIITPALISGAIADRAKFLSWGIFVTLWASLVYFPVAHWVFDFGGAQLLKEGPGWLAKLGVEDFAGGTAVHINAGAAGLALALILGRRAGWPKAPFRPHNVPAVLLGASLLWFGWFGFNAGSALAANQTAALAFTNTQVATAAGVLGWLLVEKLRDGHPTTVGAASGAVAGLVAITPACAFIVPWSAILLGLLAGAICALAVSLKFRIGFDDSLDVVGVHMVGGIIGCLFLGFFSTTRSLYATTNGLFYGGGLHQLWIQTVSASSVLAYSFVMALIIGLAIHKTIGFRIDPEAEAGGIDLAEHAETAYEFSGFGVGGAGVGNLSSGTVHVPGERVGA comes from the coding sequence ATGCTTCTGGCAGCTGACCCGCTCCAGAGTCCGGGTGGCGACACGGCATGGGTGCTGGCGAGCGCCGCGCTCGTGCTGCTCATGACCCCCGGCCTGGCGTTCTTCTACGGCGGCATGACGCGCGCGAAGACCACGCTCAACATGATGATGATGTCGGTCATCACGATCGGCATCGTCAGCATGCTGTGGACGGCCTTCGGGTTCTCCGTCGCCTTCGGCAACACGGGCAACGGGTTCTGGGGTGGCCTGCACGACGTCGGCATGGGCGAGCTCATCGGCAAGGTCGCCACCAACGGTGGGATCTACCCGATCCCCGCGCTGGCGTTCTCGATGTTCCAGCTCATGTTCGCCATCATCACGCCCGCACTGATCTCCGGCGCCATCGCCGACCGCGCGAAGTTCCTCAGCTGGGGGATCTTCGTCACCTTGTGGGCGAGCCTGGTGTACTTCCCGGTCGCGCACTGGGTCTTCGACTTCGGCGGCGCCCAGCTGCTCAAGGAGGGACCGGGCTGGCTGGCCAAGCTCGGCGTCGAGGACTTCGCCGGTGGGACGGCCGTGCACATCAACGCCGGCGCCGCCGGCCTGGCCTTGGCGCTCATCCTCGGCCGGCGAGCCGGCTGGCCGAAGGCGCCGTTCCGTCCGCACAACGTGCCCGCGGTGCTGCTCGGCGCCAGCCTGCTGTGGTTCGGCTGGTTCGGGTTCAACGCCGGTTCCGCGCTGGCGGCCAACCAGACCGCCGCGCTGGCCTTCACCAACACCCAGGTCGCGACGGCGGCCGGTGTCCTGGGCTGGCTGCTCGTGGAGAAGCTGCGTGACGGCCACCCGACCACGGTCGGTGCCGCCTCCGGTGCGGTCGCCGGCCTGGTCGCCATCACCCCGGCCTGTGCCTTCATCGTCCCGTGGTCGGCGATCCTGCTGGGCCTGCTCGCCGGCGCCATCTGCGCCCTCGCGGTCAGCCTGAAGTTCCGGATCGGGTTCGACGACTCCCTCGACGTGGTTGGCGTCCACATGGTCGGCGGGATCATCGGCTGCCTGTTCCTCGGCTTCTTCAGCACCACGCGGTCGCTGTACGCCACGACGAACGGCTTGTTCTACGGCGGGGGGCTGCACCAGCTGTGGATCCAGACCGTCTCCGCGTCCTCCGTGCTCGCGTACTCCTTCGTCATGGCGCTGATCATCGGCCTGGCGATCCACAAGACCATCGGGTTCCGGATCGATCCAGAGGCCGAGGCCGGCGGCATCGACCTGGCCGAGCACGCGGAGACCGCGTACGAGTTCAGCGGCTTCGGTGTGGGCGGGGCCGGCGTGGGCAACCTGAGCAGTGGCACGGTGCACGTGCCCGGAGAGAGGGTGGGGGCATGA
- a CDS encoding P-II family nitrogen regulator, with the protein MKLVTAVIKPFKLDDVKSALDAFGVHGLTVSEASGYGRQKGHTEVYRGAEYTVDLVPKVRIEILVDDADAEDVVDVVGKAAQTGRIGDGKIWVTPVDAVVRVRTGERGAEAL; encoded by the coding sequence ATGAAGCTCGTCACCGCGGTCATCAAGCCGTTCAAGCTCGACGACGTGAAGAGCGCGCTGGACGCTTTCGGCGTCCACGGGCTCACGGTGTCGGAGGCATCGGGGTACGGCCGCCAGAAGGGCCACACCGAGGTCTACCGTGGCGCGGAGTACACCGTCGACCTCGTACCGAAGGTCCGGATCGAGATCCTGGTCGACGACGCGGATGCCGAGGACGTGGTGGACGTGGTCGGCAAGGCGGCGCAGACCGGCCGGATCGGGGACGGCAAGATCTGGGTCACCCCGGTCGACGCCGTCGTCCGGGTGCGTACCGGCGAACGCGGGGCTGAGGCTCTCTGA
- a CDS encoding [protein-PII] uridylyltransferase: protein MTVEASPYSQRRQELLARSGLTGADRRKALADLTDAWLAGLFTEAGGPVGGAALVAVGGYGRRELSPGSDLDVLLLRGPHLRDTDAAELADRIWYPVWDSGVRLDHAVRTPSEARRVAAEDLRALLGLLDVRHVAGDVGLTEGLRASVLADWRGFSSKRLPELLDSCRERAERSGELAFTLEPDLKESRGGLRDLVVLRAVAASWVTDAPHAGLEQAHETLLDVRDALHTVTGRASDRLALQEQDAVAHQVGLLDADQLLRQVASAGRTVAYALDVTAHRVEHAVLTRRGRSRFVTGPLRHSAVRLRAPLAEGVVEQEGDVVLARDARPAEDPVLVLRAAAAAAQAAMRLSPHTVDRLAAESAPLPQPWPYEARDALVSLLGAGAPAIPVWEALDQAGITTRLIPDWERVRSRPQRNPVHRFTVDRHLVETATTAAAFSRRVSRPDLLLVGALLHDIGKGWPGDHTEAGVAVVADIAPRLGFDPAEAEVLVSLVRYHLLLPDTATRRDLDDPATVTAVAAAVETPENLDLLHALTEADALATGPAAWGEWKAALVADLVARTHSVLRGHVVVPPEPLTPEQQQLARRGDLAVTLLEAAYGLEVTVAAPDRLGLLATVAGVLSLHRLAVRSATATSEGSMAVQVWTVLPEFGSAPDARALREDVRRALEGRLDVADRLRRREESYPDQGHRLGRAVPPARVDVVPGASESATVIEVRAHDRPGLLHRIGASLAAAGVNVLSARVSTLGSDAVDVFYVVGSDGRPLGPEQAREVALAVRGALR, encoded by the coding sequence ATGACCGTCGAGGCCTCGCCGTACTCCCAGCGCCGTCAGGAGCTGCTGGCCCGCTCCGGGCTGACCGGGGCGGACCGGCGCAAGGCGCTGGCCGATCTCACCGACGCCTGGCTCGCCGGCCTTTTCACCGAGGCCGGCGGGCCGGTCGGCGGCGCGGCCCTCGTCGCCGTCGGCGGGTACGGCCGCCGGGAGCTGTCCCCGGGCAGCGACCTCGACGTGCTGCTGCTGCGCGGGCCCCACCTCCGCGACACCGACGCCGCCGAGCTGGCCGACCGCATCTGGTACCCGGTGTGGGACTCCGGAGTCCGTCTCGACCACGCCGTCCGGACACCCTCGGAGGCCCGCCGGGTCGCCGCCGAGGACCTCCGGGCGCTGCTGGGCCTGCTGGACGTGCGGCACGTCGCGGGGGACGTGGGCCTGACCGAGGGGCTACGGGCGAGCGTGCTCGCCGACTGGCGGGGCTTCTCCAGCAAGCGCCTTCCGGAGCTGCTCGACTCCTGTCGCGAGCGTGCCGAACGATCCGGCGAGCTCGCCTTCACCCTCGAACCTGACCTCAAGGAGTCGCGGGGTGGCCTACGGGACCTCGTGGTGCTGCGGGCCGTGGCCGCCTCGTGGGTCACCGACGCCCCTCACGCCGGGCTGGAGCAGGCGCACGAGACGCTGCTCGACGTCCGCGACGCTCTGCACACGGTGACCGGCCGCGCGAGCGACCGGCTGGCCCTGCAGGAGCAGGACGCGGTCGCGCATCAGGTCGGCCTGCTCGACGCGGACCAGCTGCTGCGCCAGGTCGCGTCCGCGGGGCGGACGGTCGCCTACGCCCTCGACGTGACGGCGCATCGCGTGGAGCACGCCGTGCTCACCCGCCGCGGCCGCAGCCGGTTCGTCACCGGCCCCCTCCGCCACTCCGCGGTCCGGCTCCGGGCGCCGCTCGCCGAGGGCGTCGTCGAGCAGGAGGGCGACGTCGTCCTCGCCCGTGACGCCAGACCCGCCGAGGATCCCGTCCTCGTGCTGCGCGCGGCCGCGGCGGCCGCGCAGGCGGCGATGCGGCTGTCCCCGCACACCGTCGACCGGCTCGCCGCCGAGTCGGCGCCGCTGCCTCAGCCGTGGCCCTACGAGGCCCGCGACGCCCTCGTCTCGCTGCTGGGCGCCGGCGCTCCCGCGATCCCGGTGTGGGAGGCCCTGGACCAGGCCGGGATCACCACCCGGCTCATCCCCGACTGGGAGCGGGTGCGCAGCCGCCCCCAGCGCAACCCGGTGCACCGCTTCACCGTCGACCGGCACCTGGTGGAGACCGCCACCACGGCGGCCGCCTTCAGCCGCCGGGTGTCGCGGCCCGACCTGCTGCTCGTCGGAGCCCTGCTGCACGACATCGGGAAGGGCTGGCCGGGGGACCACACCGAGGCCGGCGTCGCCGTGGTGGCCGACATCGCACCGCGCCTGGGCTTCGACCCCGCGGAGGCCGAGGTCCTGGTCTCCCTGGTCCGCTACCACCTGCTGCTTCCGGACACCGCGACGCGCCGGGACCTCGACGACCCCGCGACGGTGACCGCCGTCGCGGCTGCGGTGGAGACCCCGGAGAACCTCGACCTGCTGCACGCCCTCACCGAGGCAGACGCGCTGGCCACCGGGCCCGCCGCCTGGGGGGAGTGGAAGGCCGCGCTTGTCGCGGACCTGGTGGCTCGGACCCACTCGGTGCTGCGCGGCCACGTCGTCGTGCCGCCCGAGCCCCTGACCCCCGAGCAGCAGCAGCTCGCCCGTCGTGGCGACCTCGCGGTCACGCTGCTCGAGGCGGCGTACGGCCTCGAGGTGACCGTCGCGGCCCCCGACCGGCTCGGCCTGCTCGCCACCGTCGCGGGCGTCCTGAGCCTCCACCGTCTGGCCGTGCGCTCGGCGACGGCGACCTCGGAGGGGTCGATGGCCGTCCAGGTGTGGACGGTCCTGCCCGAGTTCGGTTCGGCACCGGACGCCCGCGCGCTGCGGGAGGACGTGCGCCGGGCGCTCGAGGGGCGCCTCGACGTCGCCGACCGGCTCCGCCGGCGCGAGGAGTCCTACCCCGACCAGGGCCATCGCCTCGGACGGGCCGTCCCCCCGGCACGGGTGGACGTCGTCCCCGGGGCGTCGGAGTCGGCGACCGTGATCGAGGTCCGAGCCCACGACCGGCCTGGGCTGCTCCACCGCATCGGGGCGTCGCTCGCCGCCGCCGGCGTCAACGTGCTCTCGGCCCGGGTCAGCACGCTCGGCAGCGACGCGGTCGACGTCTTCTATGTCGTGGGGTCCGACGGCCGGCCGCTGGGGCCGGAGCAGGCCCGTGAGGTGGCCCTCGCCGTTCGTGGCGCGTTGCGCTGA
- the ffh gene encoding signal recognition particle protein, with amino-acid sequence MFATLSDRLSATLKNLRGKGRLSEADIDATCAEIRVALLEADVALPVVRDFVASVKRRALTAEVSQALNPAQQVIKIVDEELVRILGGETRRLRMAKTPPTVILLAGLQGSGKTTLAGKLAVHLREQGHTPILVAADLQRPNAVTQLQVVGERAGVPVFAPQPGNGVGDPVQVARDSLVEARAKVHDVVIVDTAGRLGLDDELMRQAADIRDAVQPDEIVFVVDAMIGQDAVTTAQAFLDGVGFDGVALTKLDGDARGGAALSIASVTGRPILFASNGEKLEDFDVFHPERMASRILGMGDLLTLIEQAERAFDEEQKAKLAAQAAKPGEMTLEDFLGQMQAIRSMGPMSKLLGMLPGMGELRSQIENIDEREIDRVTAIIQSMTPAERRDVKLLNGSRRARIARGSGTEVADVNRLVERFLEARTMMAQMSRGGGLPGLPGMGGARRAKQGKNTARKAKAGRSGNPAKRAEQERLAAAAATGAGAQGAPALPPDFELPDEFKGLLN; translated from the coding sequence GTGTTCGCGACGCTCTCCGACCGGCTGTCCGCCACCCTGAAGAACCTGCGGGGCAAGGGACGCCTCTCCGAGGCCGACATCGACGCCACCTGTGCCGAGATCCGGGTGGCGCTGCTGGAGGCCGACGTCGCCCTCCCCGTGGTCCGCGACTTCGTCGCGAGCGTCAAGCGGCGCGCGCTCACCGCCGAGGTCTCCCAGGCGCTGAACCCGGCCCAACAGGTCATCAAGATCGTCGATGAGGAGCTCGTCCGCATCCTCGGCGGGGAGACCCGCCGGCTGCGCATGGCGAAGACCCCGCCCACGGTCATCCTGCTCGCGGGTCTCCAGGGCTCCGGCAAGACGACCCTGGCCGGCAAGCTCGCGGTGCACCTGCGCGAGCAGGGCCACACGCCGATCCTCGTCGCCGCGGACCTGCAGCGCCCCAACGCCGTCACCCAGCTGCAGGTCGTCGGCGAGCGGGCCGGAGTCCCCGTGTTCGCGCCGCAGCCGGGCAACGGGGTGGGTGACCCGGTGCAGGTCGCGCGCGACTCCCTCGTCGAGGCCCGGGCCAAGGTCCACGACGTGGTCATCGTCGACACGGCGGGGCGCCTCGGCCTGGACGACGAGCTGATGCGCCAGGCGGCGGACATCCGTGACGCGGTCCAGCCGGACGAGATCGTCTTCGTCGTCGACGCGATGATCGGCCAGGACGCGGTCACCACCGCGCAGGCCTTCCTGGACGGGGTCGGCTTCGACGGGGTCGCGCTCACCAAGCTCGACGGAGACGCCCGCGGCGGCGCGGCGCTGTCCATCGCGTCGGTGACCGGGCGGCCGATCCTGTTCGCCTCCAACGGCGAGAAGCTCGAGGACTTCGACGTCTTCCACCCCGAGCGGATGGCCTCGCGCATCCTCGGCATGGGCGACCTGCTGACCCTCATCGAGCAGGCCGAACGCGCGTTCGACGAGGAGCAGAAGGCCAAGCTCGCCGCCCAGGCCGCCAAGCCCGGCGAGATGACCCTCGAGGACTTCCTGGGCCAGATGCAGGCGATCCGGTCGATGGGGCCGATGTCGAAGCTGCTCGGGATGCTGCCCGGCATGGGTGAGCTGCGCTCGCAGATCGAGAACATCGACGAGCGTGAGATCGATCGCGTGACCGCGATCATCCAGTCGATGACCCCGGCCGAGCGGCGGGACGTCAAGCTGCTCAACGGCTCTCGCAGGGCACGGATCGCGCGCGGGTCGGGGACCGAGGTGGCCGACGTCAACCGGCTGGTGGAGCGCTTCCTCGAGGCCCGCACGATGATGGCGCAGATGTCCCGCGGGGGCGGCCTGCCCGGGCTCCCGGGCATGGGCGGAGCCCGCCGTGCCAAGCAGGGCAAGAACACCGCCCGCAAGGCCAAGGCGGGGCGCTCCGGCAACCCGGCCAAGCGCGCCGAGCAGGAGCGGCTGGCGGCCGCCGCGGCCACCGGTGCCGGTGCGCAGGGTGCGCCCGCGCTGCCGCCCGACTTCGAGCTCCCCGACGAGTTCAAGGGCCTGCTCAACTGA
- a CDS encoding RNA-binding protein, with the protein MLEEALEHLVRGIVDHPDEVSVRDRQLRRGRVLEVRVHPEDMGKVIGRSGRTAKALRTVLGALAPGRPVRVDFLDADEVR; encoded by the coding sequence ATGCTCGAGGAAGCGCTGGAGCACCTCGTCCGGGGGATCGTCGACCATCCGGACGAGGTCTCGGTACGCGATCGCCAGCTGCGTCGCGGTCGGGTCCTCGAGGTCCGGGTCCACCCTGAGGACATGGGCAAGGTGATCGGCCGGTCCGGGCGTACCGCCAAGGCGCTGCGCACGGTCCTCGGCGCACTGGCGCCGGGGCGGCCCGTCCGGGTGGACTTCCTCGACGCCGACGAGGTGCGCTGA